The sequence below is a genomic window from Bombus pascuorum chromosome 15, iyBomPasc1.1, whole genome shotgun sequence.
GCTTCGAAGAGAAGTTATGGCATCGTTCGCGCTATCTATCAACCGGTAGAagcgtattttataaatttctacctACCGAATGCGCCTTCTTCTGTTTCATATATGCGGGTGTGTTGAAAGTAGTATAAAAAAGGCCTGTTCGAATTTCAGACGATTAGGAAGAGTCGAAGATACGTACAGTGGCTCTCAGGGCTTTCCAATCGATTTAGATCGTACGTATTTTCAACCAACGCGCGAAATCTTCACGGATTACAAACCAAGTTCGATTTACTTGTATCATGTACTTTTACGCGTCTATCCTATCCTACGTATACGTAGAAAGATTAGCCAAAATCGATACAAAATGTGTTTTACGCGACGAAGGCGGCACTGTGTTTAAACCCGAATTTGTTACGCTTAGAAACTGGCCGAACCTCTACAAATCGGATATCCGAGTTCGTTTAATCGGTCTCGTATTATCCTTGGTGCTTCGAACTTGAATGGCAAAGCGTAAatgtcgatcgatcgatcgaatggTTAATTTATATCATCCAACAGTTTATTCGCGCTATTTATCGACAGCCGTGGACCCTTCCGTATCGTTCGCGTCATCAGCTCCCGACGTGAGTTCCACGTGCTCCGATTACGTCCTCTCTACAGTTTCCTACGacacgatataatttaatacgacTCGGTGCTATATGCTTTGACCGACTGTTACCAACCAACTAATAATATGATGTATAGCTTGACACCCTAATACGTATTTAGCTTTAGCTAGATTGGCTAGATTGGCTAGATCGGTTAGATCGGTCGAAACTTGGGTAATGGGTAATCGATCGCCTCGATTCGTTTCGACGGTGGCAAAATCATGATAGTCGATAGTTGCGAATCACTGGGAACGCTGGCGCCGCGGTTACACTCTCGCtttcgaaataataattatttaatactcAAAGTCGTGGTGAAATGCGAGCGACCAGTTTTTGGCCAGCCTCTTTGGTCCATCCGGCAGCCGAAAGCCAACCTCCATACCACGATCCACGGGACAGGCTTTCCATAACGGGCAGCGGTATCGAAAGCATTTTCGAAAGGGCGATCCCCGGTCATCGGAAATTAAACTGGATTTTACGTAACGGGACCGGATAAACATTCTACTTGCGCTGTTGTTACATCTAGCGATTTTTGCGGGGCTCCGCGCCATCACCACGATGGCATCGTCATCGGAATTATGCAACATCGTGGCCGATCTTGCTTGTTTACTCTGTAATGTTTTATGTTTTCGCGAACAGCTTGCGTTCGTTTATATCGTTCGACTTACTGCGTAAGGACGGAGAAAATGCAGTAATAATAGACGAATAGGTAATGCGTTTGCGAAGAGAATTAAGGAGTTGGTTAATTCGTTTCGACTACTAAGAATTATAGTGGGACTTTTGCATTTTAACCAGACCATTTAACAGAGAACGGGTATTTAATCAGCGGGTTATTCTCCGTTTAACGTAGGCGACGAGTATTTGATTTTTACAGATCGTCTTCTTACGACTCCAAGATCCCGAGTTTCGGaatgttttgtaaatttctctGTCCAGTTCTGTCGCTATAGTTCTCGGCGCGACGCGAAATCGACACCACTTGGTGGATAATTTGATAGAGTGGATCGTGGATTCCACGAGAACCTTGTTCGTCGTAATGCAAGTTCCCAGGCCACTGTTACGTTTCATCCGGAGCTTCCTTTCGCGGTACCCTATTGTTTTATCATATTCCACAACTACGCGACACCTTGACACTATCGTGGATGGATCGAGCGAAGCGTCTGTTCGTATCTCGCCAATTCTACTTACGCGTTCGTTCGGCTCGTTCTTTTCCGGCAAATGAGATTTCTTGGCGCAGATGCGCTagttaaacgaaaataaaagtaaaagcgatggagaaaagaagagtcgaacagaaacgaaagcggTGTCGATCGATTAAATGTGATCGATGAATCAAATGATTTCGAGAAAATACGAcgataatacatataaatagaGAATCGTGCCGAAGAAATCGTAGAGAAATTTAGGGGGACATAATCCTTTCGAAACGATGACTCGGTACAATTTGAGTCGAAACAACGACATAAGTCACGATACTTTGTTACAGTTTATATTCTAAGATACCGTACGTTCCTTGAAACATGGGAAATACAAAGTATAGCGAGATATCTAGTAACTCAGCACATCAAACTGTTATAGTCGTCTGCAACGTTGATCCAATCTATGCACGAAAAATCCCCGTTTAATCTAACGGTCTAGCATTTTTAAGGCACTTCAAGCCGAAAACGAAAAGCTTCTCTCTCGGTTCCTGTCTCTTTTCATTAGCCAgacgttaattaattaatcttcgtCGAAGAAAGCGTTCGCAGCTGCGTTCTCCTATGAAACGATACGAGGTCTAAATCGATCGTTCCGTTTCTGCCGCAGGATGAGGAGGAAGAAGCAAGGAGTCACCGAGGGCGGAGAAGCGTCGATTCTGCTACTCGTCGCATTGACTCCTGTTATCTGTTCCGCTGGAATCCTGGATCCTTGGCAGTGGGCACGTAGCGATCGAATCGAGGTCAACATTCCATGGTTGCCGTGTAATTACATTTTGTCAAACCCGATGTACAAGATGGTCCAGGCAACCGTTTcgctttatatatatatatatcattcatTATTAtcgtgattttattttattagtcgAGAACGAGACACGATGCTACGACGAGCTAGGGTGCCTGAACATAACCAGAAGCTGGTATCACCTTATCCATAGACCGCTCAATGTCTTCCCTTTACCACGAGAAGTCATCAATACGAAATttattctatacacgaacgaTAATAACGTCGAAGTGAGTAACTCTTTTTAACAAGATTTTTCCGATTCTTTCTTTACCGATCTTCgtttaatggaatattttttccatcttttcACAGGGCCAGACATTGTCAGCCGCGAAAGACAAGTCGATTAAACGGTCGTACTTTGAtccaaaaaggaaaacgaaattcATTATACACGGGTTCATAGACACTCCGCTTAGCAATTGGGTCAACGTAAGTGAATCGCTTCTTCGCGACGCTCTTTCACTCTTCTCCAAATTTTCCTGTAtcaaggaaatatattttatattaattttgtatcgagGAATTATTTTGTTCGTATAGTAGGAATATTCGCGTGTATCGATGTTTGGAGCaacgtgtattttataatcgaAAATTGATTATGAAATaggattttattaattttctcgcACATCAAGTAGTAGGGGCGGCAAAtgttcaaaattaatatatatttgatagtTAAAAGTTAATACAATAGtcgaaagtttatttaatatttaattatataattatatttaactgATTTAGTTACATTTCTATTCCTAGTTTAGCTGATTTACTCACATTCCTATCCTAATCCGTTGTTGAATCGTCGCCACAGGAAATGAGAAACGAATTATTGAAGCATGACAACTACAATGTCATCATAGTTGACTGGGGTGGAGGAAGTTTGCCACTTTATACTCAAGCAACCGCCAACACGAGGCTGGTGGGCCTTGAAATAGCTCATCTCGTTCAACACCTGCAGGTAAAACGAACATCCTTTTtctggaaagaaaagaaagaaaaagaaaagaggaaaaagcgACTTTACGGCACATTGCGACGTTTAATCTGATTCTAAAGCAAACTTTTAGATCGCTTAGGTTCGTTTATAGGTGGTACGGATATCACAAAAGCACAGCATACGAAGGAATGTCAAATTCTTGACTCGAACGACGAAGAAAGCTAGAAGTATGTTACTTATATCTATCATTTAAGATATCGTATACGGACTTTCCCTCAAACTGCTTTTCACGTTGCTGTTTGTGCTGCTTCAGTTTTATATGCTTAATTTACGTAAGCTTGGTTGATGGACAAACTCATCGATAACTATCATGGAGAATTTGATATTGCGCGACTCGATTTATCTTTGAACGAAAtttaaacgaacaaatttaACGGCGGTGCGCGTATATCGTTTTTTCAAATGGCCACTCGTATCGTGcgtttattattcttattatccttattatttatttggttTATGCGATTATAAGATGtgaacatttataataaatacacattacgatataaaagaCTATGAAACTGAAATGTCGAAGCTCGTAAAAAAGACGCTGCATTGGAAGATAGGAAAACGAAATGGAAAGACCAAAGTATCGTTTGTTAAAACGCAGACAAATTACGGACTGGACCCGAATGATGTGCACCTGATCGGACACAGCCTGGGCGCACATACCGCGGGATATGCAGGAGAAAAGATGGGAGGGAAGGTCGGTCGTATTACGGGACTGGATCCAGCAGAGCCCTATTTCCAAGGGATGCCCAGTCACGTAAGGCTGGACTACACCGACGCCAAGTTGGTCGACGTCATTCACACCGATGGCAAGAGCTTCTTTTTCCTAGGTAACAGAAAAATACGTTAACGTGGATACATACTGATCCCGCTCTTTCAAACCACTTTATCTTACATCTTACATCTTACAAGCTATTCGTATGAGCACCGCTTTGTATATGTTTAATACACAGTTTCTTGTTTCGCTATTTCAATGTTGAAAGTtaactacatatatataacgcGTTTATATCAACGTATAAAAGTTGCTCACCAACGGAGAACAAGGAGGATTATTACGAATGAGATAAAATCTTACGGACCACGTTCGTTTGAATCACGAGCAACGCTCTGATCGTTCTATTTGTGTAATCGTTCTATATTATAAACCAACTTATCGCGCGATAAGGGCTTCCCGGATATGGAATGATTCAACCATGTGGCCACCTGGACTTCTACCCGAACAATGGCAAGGAACAGCCAGGATGCACTGATCTCAGCGAAACTACCCCTTCCTTGCCTTTAACCCTGATCAAAGAAGGTCTGGAAGAAGCGTCGCGAGTACTGGTTGCCTGCAATCATGTCCGTTCCATAAAACTCTTCACCGAGAGCATCAACTCCAAGTGCCAATACGTGGCCCACGAGTGTTCCAGTTACGCCAGCTTCCTCAGAGGCGAATGTTTCTCGTGCAAGAGCAACAACAGTCTTAGTTGCGGTATTATGGGTTACCATGCGGACACCAGTCCAGCTTTGGTTGGAAGGCGGGCTATGGGACAGGATATTCTGTCTCTGCTCGGGTCGAAATTCTTCTTCGCCACTGGCAAAGAAGATCCCTTTTGCAGTGAGTGTTACAAATATCTTCACCCTTGgatttcatcgattttttctttttttttttttttttttaagtctTCTATCGATATTTGTTAGATATTTGTTTAGATTCCATCGATcttcgtttgaattttatcgattcttGCTGGAACGCTTCTGCGCTGAATCGAACCTGCCACGCAGTTCCGAGCGTAGGTGTCgcgcaattatttattattatgaatcGCGACAGGCTGCTTTCACCCTGCTTATCGTCGAGGAAAATTGCTACGTGTCTCTCGAACTAATTTAACCGTGCCCTACATAAGAATCCACTAGAAACTTGCAACAGACCATTCAGCCGATCGGATAAAATGCAAATGATTTTTTGATGACCTCGAAACGATTTTCGATTCTTTATCGAGAAATAGGATCAAAGTTACTAGATGACAACaggataaatgataaatagaaagatgtaattaacgaaaattaataacttcGTTTTTAAGTTATTAACATGCAAATCTCGATTACTTGTCAGGGAGACACTACAGGATCACCATCGATCTTGCCCGGCCACCGAGTGCAGAAAGTTGGGTCCAAGGCTTCCTGAAAGTCACTTTTCACGCGGAGAACGACATTATTCGAGACATTGATCTCACGCCTAGGTAATCATCGTGTATCTCTATAATTCTgctaaaattaattccatCGTCTCATTCGTAATCGAAcgcttcttttttaaatattcctcgTAGAAGAGGAAAACTACGATAAATACACCGTTGTCCATCGAAATGATACcacgaaacgataaataaaaaaaaaaaaaggaaaacgacgATAGGAAAGGTAATTTGTATCAATTGTATCAGAGTATCGATAAACAGCGGTCTGATACTCGAAAAGGACTTATAGTATTCTCACCTGTAAAAGATGTCCAATCGAAATAGCTTCTAAAAGCGATACTTTTCATACAAAATCAACTTCTGTAGCAACGCGTTAAACGTATAATTAACGATTCTGTCAAGCACGAGAAAGCACGCGCTCTGCATATCGAGCGAAACTTGAGACGATTTTAGGGCAGGCACGGAGCTTGCGGCGCTATTCTCGTCTCAAGTTGCTACTTTCGCATACGGGACACGTGCTTTTTCATGGCCTCGCCTTCGCGATAACTACTTTGAACTTAATTGCCCGACTTCTTGCTTCTTTCGTTCCCGCGACCGTAGCGGTTACATGAAATTGGAACATGGCTCGACAGTCCGAATGGTCGTCGCTCATCCGGCCGGTGCATCCGGTGAACTTGGGAAAATTCGACGCGTTGAGCTTTCATGGACCTACGATATGGATGTGTTACAACCGAAGTCGCTCTGCTTCTTCTGGTGTAACGATCGCCTCTACGTGAACAGCGTCACGGTGGACGTTATGGAAATACCGGGAAGAGGGTAAGCCAATTACCTATCAACGTTAAAGGCGCCGGGTATTTTTCGTATTCCTCGACATCGCGTCACGCATACAACGTATGTTCATAACGTTGTCAGCGTACACGATATTCGACATTcaaacttatacgtaataatttaataatcgtaTAATATCGCATCGTATCGACTCGTTTGTAACATTATctttcatatacatacatctTTGTAAATTTGCATACGTTGTTATATGCGCAGGAAAAGAGAAGCAGACTTCACCAGTAAGCTCTGCTCGGCAAGTAGGCAGGAGTACGCAGAAATTGCCAGCGGTTCCACGGCGTCTTTCGTCGACAACTGCTGACAACGTCTTCAACTTAATTTAACATGTATCTGAGTACAACGTGATAGTTTGCGGTTCTCGTTCCTGTGAAAAGTATAGAAATTAAAGTGCAATCTAGCGCATATCTAACTGATAAGAATCAGCAGCgtgaataatgaaaattatgacAGAGCCTACGATGATCAACTGAAACCTGTATTTCACAATGATGTATTTCATTCGGAATACGTCCAcaagtttttatttaaaaaagaagaaaacaaggCAAGATTCGTTTcgacaaaaaatttatttaaaaaaaaaaaaaacaactgtaactgtacaaatatatatatatatattttttttttttatatatatatttgtttatatctGTATATAATAGCAactaaaaaaagagaaaaaaacaaGTTGCACGAGTCACAGGTAAAAAAGATCGTAAACGATAATATAGTACATACCTATCATTTCGAAAGCGAAACACGAAACACAgtggaataattttcatatatcgcaaagaagagaatatttttaaaaacctGGCAAcgttttacaaaaaataccaCGGAAGAATTcgcatttcatttcttttttatcctgTAAAGCGCGGTGCAATGTGAATATTGAATTTGCGATGAaaatgatatacatacatataataatataatgtaaggAAAGCCGACGCGCATCTGCTGCATGAATCAATTACCATCGATTACTTTGTACATCTTGTATATATGAAATTGGATAGATATAACTAGATAATGCTAGTGTTAGTATAAAAGCAGGTAATCATTTTACGAATGATCGACGATGGCGATAACTTGCTAACGCAAACATTTTTTGGTTCGTGTGCGAACTGTTATCTACGTAAACTtctatacaatatttacataaacaaaaataccgtccgttgtaacgtaatagcgATGATCACTTGTGATATTTCTCTCCTATTctgttatacatataatttaaatactacgtttaaatatataatttactggTAACACTTTCCtcgttaaaaattgtacaaatcaGAATAAGCGGACATTTGTAAATGATGcgagtatatgtatatcttgtACTGCGtattgttcaaatatttttaacattaaagATCATTGTATATGATATAGctcaatgtaaaatataaacttattatgctatataacgacacCGTTTCGATTAACAATTCACGATGCTCTATCATGAAAAATACAATCTTTctatgtttctttcttttttatcttttttcttcttttcatttcctttcttcctttcttttctttttttttttctttctttcttctttctttcttaggGCTTTCTCGTTTTTGTAGAGAGGTAAATTTCCAAAGGCTACAGGAAAAGAAACACACTTGTACAGCTTGCTAATCTTTTGCAATGTTTACTCCTCGATAAACGTTGTACACGTGAATTCGTCGCTTATACAAAAAAGATCATCGCGGAGTGCAGCTATACACGGTAACacatgattttttttttttcttttttatcttacaCGAGATTCAACAATGATCGAGTAAAAAAGCCGTCCGCGTTTGTTCAACGCGGTAACAAGGGttggtaaaatatataatatgaatatatagcgatatacataatataatctAATAATCTCTATCTGTATAACATATAATCtgcgtataaataataaatagaaaaacgaGGAGCGGGGGAAACGGGTGATTAGCTCGGTAATAACTTTAGCACTAAATTACCATTACTAACATCCACGGATCTATGGGGCCATCGTGTGTGTGTTCGTGTGTTAGTGTGTTCGTGTT
It includes:
- the LOC132914434 gene encoding pancreatic lipase-related protein 2-like, which gives rise to MMRRKKQGVTEGGEASILLLVALTPVICSAGILDPWQWARSDRIEVNIPWLPFENETRCYDELGCLNITRSWYHLIHRPLNVFPLPREVINTKFILYTNDNNVEGQTLSAAKDKSIKRSYFDPKRKTKFIIHGFIDTPLSNWVNEMRNELLKHDNYNVIIVDWGGGSLPLYTQATANTRLVGLEIAHLVQHLQTNYGLDPNDVHLIGHSLGAHTAGYAGEKMGGKVGRITGLDPAEPYFQGMPSHVRLDYTDAKLVDVIHTDGKSFFFLGLPGYGMIQPCGHLDFYPNNGKEQPGCTDLSETTPSLPLTLIKEGLEEASRVLVACNHVRSIKLFTESINSKCQYVAHECSSYASFLRGECFSCKSNNSLSCGIMGYHADTSPALVGRRAMGQDILSLLGSKFFFATGKEDPFCRRHYRITIDLARPPSAESWVQGFLKVTFHAENDIIRDIDLTPSGYMKLEHGSTVRMVVAHPAGASGELGKIRRVELSWTYDMDVLQPKSLCFFWCNDRLYVNSVTVDVMEIPGRGKREADFTSKLCSASRQEYAEIASGSTASFVDNC